A window of the Vibrio pomeroyi genome harbors these coding sequences:
- a CDS encoding DsbA family protein, with amino-acid sequence MNVKLHYVHDPMCSWCWGYKPTLELLKQQLPASIEFNYVVGGLAPDSDEPMSEEMKGKLQAIWKQIEAKLGTEFNHEFWTECKPVRSTYPACRAVIAAGFQDHYEAMLEAIQHAYYLRAMLPHSQETHLQLAEELGMNVQQFENDLSSKLLESELDDQLGFKEAMGVFSYPTLMLEVNGIFSEVELDYHSTEATLKSIREILVNNAPAA; translated from the coding sequence ATGAACGTAAAACTTCATTATGTGCATGATCCAATGTGCAGTTGGTGTTGGGGATACAAGCCAACGCTTGAGTTGTTGAAGCAACAATTGCCTGCGAGCATTGAGTTTAACTATGTAGTGGGTGGCTTGGCTCCGGATTCTGATGAGCCGATGTCAGAAGAGATGAAAGGCAAGCTGCAAGCGATCTGGAAGCAGATCGAAGCTAAGCTAGGTACCGAGTTTAACCACGAATTTTGGACTGAGTGTAAGCCTGTTCGCAGCACTTACCCTGCGTGCCGTGCTGTAATTGCCGCAGGTTTTCAAGATCACTATGAAGCGATGCTGGAAGCGATTCAACATGCGTACTACCTTCGTGCGATGTTGCCACACAGTCAAGAAACGCACCTGCAGTTGGCTGAAGAGCTAGGCATGAACGTACAACAGTTTGAAAATGACCTTTCTAGTAAGTTATTGGAAAGTGAATTAGATGACCAGTTAGGCTTTAAAGAAGCGATGGGTGTGTTTTCTTACCCAACGTTAATGCTTGAAGTGAATGGCATTTTTAGTGAAGTTGAGTTGGATTACCATTCAACGGAAGCGACGCTTAAGTCTATTCGCGAAATTCTAGTGAATAACGCCCCCGCTGCATAA
- a CDS encoding Grx4 family monothiol glutaredoxin gives METIDKIKQQIEENTILLYMKGSPKLPSCGFSSQASQALMACGEKFAYVDILQNPDIRAELPAYAQWPTFPQLWVEGELIGGCDIILEMFQKGELQPIIKEAAAKVAGDDAE, from the coding sequence ATGGAAACTATCGATAAAATCAAACAGCAAATTGAAGAAAACACTATTCTACTGTACATGAAAGGTTCTCCTAAGCTACCTAGCTGTGGTTTCTCTTCTCAAGCGTCTCAAGCTCTAATGGCATGTGGCGAGAAATTTGCTTACGTAGATATTCTACAAAACCCTGATATCCGTGCAGAGCTTCCAGCTTACGCACAATGGCCAACTTTCCCACAACTTTGGGTTGAAGGTGAGCTAATCGGTGGTTGTGACATCATTCTTGAGATGTTCCAAAAAGGCGAACTTCAGCCAATCATCAAAGAAGCAGCAGCTAAAGTTGCTGGTGATGACGCTGAGTAA
- the sodB gene encoding superoxide dismutase [Fe], with amino-acid sequence MAFELPALPYAKDALEPHISAETLDFHHGKHHNTYVVKLNGLIPGTEFEGKTLEEIVKTSTGGVFNNAAQIWNHTFYWHCLAPKAGGEPTGAVAEAINAAFGSFEEFKAKFTDSAINNFGSSWTWLVKKADGSLDIVNTSNAATPLTEEGVTPLLTVDLWEHAYYIDFRNVRPDYMAAFWNLVNWSFVEENLAK; translated from the coding sequence ATGGCATTTGAACTACCGGCTCTTCCTTACGCGAAAGACGCACTAGAACCACACATCTCAGCAGAAACGCTAGATTTCCACCACGGTAAGCACCACAACACTTACGTTGTTAAGCTAAACGGTCTTATCCCAGGTACTGAGTTTGAAGGCAAAACACTAGAAGAGATCGTTAAGACTTCTACTGGTGGTGTTTTCAATAACGCTGCTCAAATCTGGAACCACACGTTCTACTGGCACTGTCTTGCTCCTAAAGCAGGCGGCGAACCAACTGGCGCTGTTGCAGAAGCTATCAACGCTGCATTCGGTTCTTTCGAAGAATTCAAAGCGAAATTCACTGATTCAGCAATCAACAACTTCGGTTCTTCTTGGACTTGGTTAGTTAAGAAAGCTGACGGTTCTCTAGACATCGTTAACACTTCTAACGCTGCTACTCCTCTAACAGAAGAAGGTGTTACTCCACTTCTAACTGTTGACCTATGGGAACACGCTTACTACATCGATTTCCGCAATGTTCGCCCTGACTACATGGCTGCATTCTGGAACCTAGTAAACTGGTCTTTCGTAGAAGAGAACCTAGCTAAGTAA
- a CDS encoding VC2046/SO_2500 family protein, with amino-acid sequence MQIHTLDKAGIINELKFGIGISQAVEQGRRADFALLLSMFSNDVRDCTPIDTIEVTETNEDRLRKQFGVAEPQQLRSNQSSYEISAQQSNHFHQASLASAKLSHYLKPEALAFMPEDTADFPEEVYQNLSGHDRRKLANKHVPDLPHATLYNELSTAQRQYQIQAQV; translated from the coding sequence ATGCAAATACATACTTTAGACAAAGCAGGAATCATCAACGAACTGAAGTTCGGCATCGGAATCAGCCAAGCGGTTGAGCAAGGTCGCCGTGCAGATTTCGCGTTGCTGCTATCTATGTTTTCTAATGATGTTCGCGATTGCACGCCCATCGATACCATTGAAGTTACAGAAACAAACGAAGATCGCCTACGCAAGCAATTTGGCGTAGCAGAACCACAGCAACTGCGTTCAAACCAATCTTCATATGAGATTTCAGCGCAACAATCTAATCATTTTCATCAGGCTAGCCTTGCCAGCGCAAAACTCAGCCATTACTTGAAACCCGAAGCCTTGGCTTTTATGCCTGAAGATACGGCTGACTTCCCGGAAGAGGTTTACCAAAACCTTTCAGGTCACGATCGACGTAAACTGGCGAACAAGCATGTCCCTGACTTGCCTCATGCCACACTCTATAACGAGCTATCGACTGCCCAACGTCAGTATCAAATTCAAGCTCAGGTATAA
- a CDS encoding SDR family oxidoreductase — MEIKSSIILVTSAGSRLGGTIANHFVNLGATVILCDNDTEALQATYLQCARFSDSVYHYPLESHDNQSILSVFDFIQTTFNTTPDVLVNNWISSPMPSLIGDQPVSSFINDLSSMASTLFAFGQISAERLRDEKKEGVIVNVISHDDFHDVSGLESANSMITGFTHSWAKELTPFKIRVGGVVPAIHNADGKFNRCHWAQLQDELTRTAEYIISNDYFSGRVVAAEV; from the coding sequence ATGGAAATAAAAAGCTCAATCATATTGGTGACATCTGCCGGCTCGCGACTGGGAGGGACGATTGCGAACCACTTTGTTAACCTTGGAGCCACAGTCATCCTTTGTGATAACGATACCGAAGCACTTCAGGCTACCTATTTACAGTGTGCCCGATTCTCTGATTCTGTTTACCACTACCCGCTCGAAAGTCATGACAACCAATCGATTCTCAGCGTGTTTGATTTTATCCAAACCACTTTCAACACCACACCCGATGTATTGGTCAATAACTGGATAAGCTCACCAATGCCAAGCCTAATTGGTGATCAGCCCGTCAGCAGCTTTATTAATGATCTTTCTTCTATGGCATCGACCCTTTTCGCATTTGGTCAAATCAGTGCAGAGAGATTACGAGATGAAAAGAAAGAAGGCGTGATTGTGAACGTGATATCACACGATGATTTTCATGACGTATCTGGCTTAGAGAGCGCGAACTCCATGATCACCGGATTCACACACAGTTGGGCCAAAGAACTCACCCCGTTTAAGATCCGTGTTGGTGGTGTCGTTCCCGCGATTCACAATGCCGATGGCAAGTTCAACCGTTGTCATTGGGCACAACTGCAAGATGAACTCACCCGAACCGCAGAGTACATTATCTCTAATGATTATTTTAGCGGGCGTGTTGTTGCGGCAGAGGTTTAG
- the adhE gene encoding bifunctional acetaldehyde-CoA/alcohol dehydrogenase produces the protein MPVTNLAELDALVARVKAAQEEFATFSQEKVDAIFRAASLAANHARIPLAQQAVAESGMGIVEDKVIKNHFASEFIYNKYKDEKTCGILEEDDNLGTMTIAEPVGIICGIVPTTNPTSTAIFKSLISLKTRNGIIFSPHPRAKNSTNDAAKLVLDAAVAAGAPKDIIGWIDQPSVELSNALMKHDGIALILATGGPGMVKAAYSSGKPAIGVGAGNVPVVIDETADIKRAVASILMSKTFDNGVVCASEQAAIVVSDVYEEVKERFASHKAHVLSKADADKVRKVLLIDGNLNAKIVGQPAPAIAEMAGVKVPADTKVLVGEGLGKVSYDDEFAHEKLSPTLGLFRADDFEDAVAQAVTMVEIGGIGHTSGLYTNQDTNADRIRYFGDKMKTARILINIPTTHGGIGDLYNFNVAPSLTLGCGSWGGNSISENVGPKHLINKKTVAKRAENMLWHKLPKSIYFRRGSLPIAMSDLEGKKRAFLVTDRFLFNNGYADDVVSLLKAQGIEVQTFFDVEADPTLSVVEKGAEAMKSFQPDVILALGGGSPMDAAKIMWVMYEHPETHFEELAMRFMDIRKRIYKFPKMGQKAELVCITTTSGTGSEVTPFAVVTDDKTGAKYPLADYEITPNMAIVDANLVMNMPKSLTAFGGYDAVTHALEAYVSVLANEYSDGQALQALKMLKEYLPSSYKNGAADPIAREKVHNAATIAGVAFANAFLGVCHSMAHKIGAEFHLPHGLANALLISNVVRYNANDNPTKQTAFSQYDRPQARRRYAEVADHLGLSQAGDRTAQKIERLLTWLEELKKDLDIPLSIQAAGVNESDFVAKLDELAVEAFDDQCTGANPRYPLITELKEVLTTSYYGEAYVEGETFEGTTVILKKADQKPAEAKAPKAKKEKANA, from the coding sequence ATGCCTGTAACTAACTTAGCGGAACTTGATGCTCTAGTAGCTCGCGTTAAAGCAGCACAAGAAGAGTTTGCAACATTCTCTCAAGAGAAAGTAGACGCAATCTTCCGCGCAGCTTCTCTTGCTGCTAACCACGCTCGTATTCCACTTGCACAACAAGCAGTTGCTGAATCTGGAATGGGTATTGTTGAAGATAAGGTTATCAAAAACCACTTTGCATCTGAATTTATCTACAACAAATACAAAGACGAAAAAACATGTGGCATCTTAGAAGAAGATGATAACCTAGGCACAATGACTATCGCTGAGCCTGTAGGTATCATCTGTGGTATCGTTCCAACAACGAACCCAACTTCTACAGCAATCTTCAAATCTCTAATTTCTCTTAAGACACGTAACGGCATCATCTTCTCGCCACACCCACGTGCAAAGAACTCAACTAACGACGCAGCGAAACTGGTTCTAGACGCAGCTGTTGCAGCTGGTGCTCCAAAAGACATCATCGGTTGGATCGACCAACCATCTGTAGAGCTTTCTAACGCGCTTATGAAGCACGACGGTATCGCACTTATCCTTGCTACTGGTGGTCCAGGCATGGTTAAAGCAGCATACTCTTCTGGTAAGCCTGCTATCGGTGTTGGTGCTGGTAACGTTCCTGTAGTTATCGATGAAACAGCTGACATCAAACGTGCTGTAGCATCTATCCTAATGTCTAAAACATTCGATAACGGCGTTGTATGTGCTTCTGAGCAAGCTGCAATTGTTGTTAGCGATGTATACGAAGAAGTTAAAGAGCGTTTCGCTTCTCACAAAGCTCACGTTCTGTCTAAAGCTGACGCAGATAAAGTACGTAAAGTGCTTCTTATCGACGGCAACCTAAACGCTAAAATCGTAGGTCAACCTGCTCCAGCAATCGCTGAAATGGCTGGTGTTAAAGTTCCTGCTGATACAAAAGTACTTGTAGGTGAAGGTCTTGGTAAAGTTTCTTACGATGACGAGTTCGCTCACGAGAAACTATCTCCAACTCTAGGTCTATTCCGCGCAGACGACTTCGAAGACGCTGTTGCTCAAGCGGTAACTATGGTTGAAATCGGTGGTATCGGTCACACATCTGGTCTTTACACTAACCAAGATACTAACGCAGACCGCATCCGTTACTTCGGTGACAAGATGAAAACTGCTCGTATCCTAATCAACATCCCTACTACTCACGGTGGTATCGGTGACCTGTACAACTTCAACGTTGCACCTTCTCTAACTCTAGGTTGTGGTTCATGGGGTGGTAACTCTATCTCTGAGAACGTAGGTCCTAAGCACCTTATCAACAAGAAAACTGTAGCGAAGCGAGCTGAAAACATGTTGTGGCACAAACTACCTAAGTCTATCTACTTCCGTCGTGGTAGCCTTCCAATCGCAATGAGCGACCTAGAAGGTAAGAAACGCGCATTCCTAGTAACTGACCGTTTCCTATTCAACAACGGTTACGCTGATGACGTAGTTAGCCTGCTTAAAGCACAAGGCATCGAAGTTCAAACTTTCTTCGACGTAGAAGCGGATCCAACGCTATCTGTTGTTGAGAAAGGCGCTGAAGCAATGAAGAGCTTCCAACCTGACGTAATCCTTGCTCTAGGTGGCGGTTCTCCAATGGATGCTGCTAAGATCATGTGGGTTATGTACGAGCACCCAGAAACTCACTTCGAAGAACTAGCAATGCGCTTTATGGATATCCGTAAACGTATCTACAAGTTCCCTAAAATGGGTCAAAAAGCTGAGCTTGTATGTATCACTACAACTTCAGGTACTGGTTCAGAGGTTACTCCATTCGCTGTTGTTACAGACGACAAGACTGGTGCTAAGTACCCACTAGCTGACTACGAAATCACGCCAAACATGGCTATCGTTGATGCGAACCTAGTAATGAACATGCCTAAGTCTCTAACAGCGTTCGGTGGTTACGATGCAGTAACTCACGCTCTTGAAGCTTACGTATCTGTTCTAGCGAACGAATACTCAGACGGTCAAGCTCTTCAAGCTCTTAAGATGCTTAAAGAATACCTACCATCAAGCTACAAAAATGGTGCGGCTGACCCAATCGCTCGTGAGAAAGTACACAACGCAGCAACTATCGCTGGTGTAGCATTTGCGAACGCATTCCTAGGTGTGTGTCACTCAATGGCTCACAAAATTGGTGCTGAGTTCCACCTACCACACGGTCTTGCTAACGCACTACTTATCTCAAACGTTGTACGTTACAACGCGAACGATAACCCAACTAAGCAGACTGCATTCTCTCAGTACGACCGTCCACAAGCACGTCGTCGTTACGCTGAAGTTGCTGACCACCTAGGCCTAAGCCAAGCTGGTGACCGTACTGCTCAGAAGATTGAACGTCTACTGACTTGGTTAGAAGAGCTTAAGAAAGACCTAGACATCCCACTATCTATCCAAGCTGCGGGTGTTAACGAGTCTGATTTCGTTGCTAAACTAGACGAGCTAGCTGTTGAAGCGTTCGATGACCAGTGTACAGGTGCTAACCCACGTTACCCACTTATCACTGAGCTTAAAGAAGTACTAACAACTTCTTACTACGGCGAAGCATACGTTGAAGGTGAAACTTTCGAAGGTACTACAGTTATCCTTAAGAAAGCTGACCAAAAACCAGCTGAAGCGAAAGCACCAAAAGCTAAAAAAGAAAAAGCTAACGCATAA
- a CDS encoding YchE family NAAT transporter, giving the protein MQGLELAIFMQFFLGLVAAVNPIGIMPVFVSLTAHMPPEERNRTALQANIAVAVILIVSLVAGQMLLDMFSISLDSFRVAGGLLLLSIAFSMMSGKLGEDKQNKQEKSEYISKEQIGVVPLAMPLMAGPGAISSTIVYGSRYPAAIDTVGIGISIIAFATCSWLLFRSAPVIVRFLGQTGINVITRIMGLILGALGIEFIANGLRNLFPGLA; this is encoded by the coding sequence ATGCAAGGTTTAGAACTCGCAATCTTTATGCAATTCTTCCTTGGGCTTGTTGCAGCCGTAAACCCAATCGGCATCATGCCTGTTTTTGTTTCTTTAACTGCTCATATGCCACCAGAAGAGCGAAACAGGACAGCCTTACAAGCCAACATTGCTGTTGCCGTTATCTTGATTGTCTCGCTTGTTGCAGGGCAAATGCTTCTTGATATGTTTAGCATCTCGTTGGATTCATTCCGCGTTGCAGGCGGTTTACTGTTATTGAGCATCGCATTTTCGATGATGAGCGGTAAGCTCGGTGAAGATAAGCAGAACAAACAAGAGAAATCGGAATACATCAGTAAAGAGCAGATCGGCGTGGTTCCACTGGCTATGCCTCTAATGGCTGGTCCGGGTGCAATCAGCTCGACGATTGTTTACGGTTCTCGCTACCCTGCTGCTATTGATACGGTAGGCATCGGCATTAGCATCATTGCTTTCGCTACCTGTTCTTGGCTTTTATTCCGTTCAGCGCCAGTTATCGTTCGCTTCCTAGGTCAAACCGGCATCAACGTTATTACACGTATCATGGGCTTGATCCTGGGTGCGCTAGGCATCGAGTTCATCGCCAACGGCTTACGTAACCTATTCCCAGGGTTAGCATAA
- a CDS encoding ion transporter, with protein sequence MSRKPLKHHLYVIIFGTHTPAGRAFDISLIVAILASLLVLILESIPNVMTEWSQQLRYIEYSFTALFTLEYLLRLYCSPKPKSYATSFYGVVDLLAILPTYLAIIFPGASFMGVVRLLRVMRIFRILKLVRYLQDSNILLRSLLMARRKILIFFSTVGILVVIFGALIFVIEGPENGFTSIPHSIYWAIVTITTVGYGDMVPQTALGKAIASLTMLLGYSILAVPTGIITAELSNEMNSHKELVKCPNCNRSGHDSDAIYCKHCASELADPDKRVVTEDKE encoded by the coding sequence ATGTCACGTAAGCCACTTAAGCATCATTTGTACGTCATTATCTTTGGCACTCACACTCCAGCCGGACGCGCATTTGATATTTCACTGATCGTTGCAATCTTGGCTTCGCTGTTGGTGCTTATCTTAGAGTCGATCCCTAATGTGATGACCGAGTGGTCACAACAGTTGCGTTACATTGAATACAGCTTTACTGCCCTCTTTACGCTTGAGTATCTGTTGAGGCTCTATTGCTCTCCAAAACCAAAATCTTATGCCACCAGCTTTTATGGTGTCGTTGACCTGTTAGCGATTCTCCCAACTTACCTAGCGATCATCTTCCCGGGTGCTTCATTTATGGGTGTGGTGAGACTGCTTCGTGTGATGCGTATCTTCCGTATCCTAAAATTGGTTCGCTACCTACAAGATTCCAACATATTGCTGCGCTCATTATTGATGGCGAGACGAAAGATTCTGATCTTCTTCAGTACAGTCGGCATCTTGGTCGTTATCTTTGGTGCTTTGATCTTTGTTATTGAAGGCCCAGAGAATGGCTTCACCAGTATTCCTCACAGTATCTACTGGGCAATCGTGACCATCACAACTGTGGGTTACGGTGACATGGTGCCGCAAACCGCATTAGGTAAGGCTATCGCATCTCTGACTATGCTTTTGGGTTACTCAATCTTAGCTGTGCCGACCGGGATTATTACCGCAGAACTCAGTAATGAAATGAACTCGCACAAAGAGTTGGTCAAATGTCCAAACTGCAACCGTTCAGGCCACGATTCTGATGCCATCTATTGTAAACACTGTGCTAGTGAGTTGGCTGATCCCGACAAACGAGTCGTTACTGAAGATAAAGAATAA
- a CDS encoding prepilin-type N-terminal cleavage/methylation domain-containing protein: MKANLKGFTLIELVVVIVIIGVLAVVAAPKFLNIQHDARASVIEGLGASVHTASDLAFEKAAVEGMEDQESYLISDYGRVTFGYPAVEKGGMENFLAIESGFHDLTTEWTWAAHNNGPVSDPDLWLITRSEYLSDVLPNDFNSAIEKTQCYVKYTAAMEANDDYKVEVFTDGC; the protein is encoded by the coding sequence ATGAAAGCAAACCTCAAAGGTTTTACTCTGATCGAGTTAGTTGTTGTTATCGTCATTATTGGTGTTTTAGCGGTTGTTGCAGCGCCTAAGTTTTTAAACATACAACATGATGCTAGAGCTTCGGTTATAGAAGGGTTGGGAGCATCGGTTCACACAGCCTCTGATTTGGCATTCGAAAAAGCCGCTGTTGAGGGTATGGAAGATCAAGAGTCTTATCTGATCTCTGACTACGGGCGTGTGACGTTTGGTTACCCCGCAGTTGAGAAGGGGGGAATGGAAAACTTTTTAGCGATTGAATCTGGGTTTCATGACCTAACTACAGAGTGGACGTGGGCTGCGCATAATAATGGTCCTGTAAGTGACCCTGACTTATGGCTGATTACCCGATCGGAATATTTGTCGGATGTTCTTCCAAATGATTTCAACAGCGCGATCGAGAAAACGCAGTGTTATGTAAAGTATACGGCTGCAATGGAAGCCAACGATGACTATAAAGTCGAAGTGTTTACCGACGGTTGTTAG